Proteins encoded in a region of the Haloglomus salinum genome:
- a CDS encoding [LysW]-lysine hydrolase has translation MSDAAEAPAEAAVPVDEEARDLLERVVDTPSPTGEESAAAAELVAFFESHGREAWTDEVGNVRAPADESVLLTSHVDTVPGDIPVRVEPGEGDESDVLWGRGSVDAKGPLCAMAVAAVRTGVSFVGVVGEEVDSRGARHLVEDREAPDAVVNGEPSGWDGVTLGYRGLTAGRYVCTSESGHTSREDANAIQSAIRWWARVEDRYETDEYEPVFEQVTTKPVAMDGGLTEDGLSVEATMDVQLRVPPSLTVEGVREAVVAELDEGTINWKDAVQPVMVSPRTDVARAFRVAIRDVGGDPRLLRKTGTSDMNVFAGAWDCPIATYGPGDSDLDHAPNEHLPLRDLDRAVAVLEHVASDFTDDAADSDPSHDD, from the coding sequence TCCGACGGGCGAGGAGTCGGCCGCGGCCGCCGAACTCGTCGCGTTCTTCGAGTCTCACGGTCGGGAGGCGTGGACCGACGAGGTCGGCAACGTCCGCGCGCCCGCGGACGAGAGCGTCCTGCTCACCTCGCACGTCGACACCGTCCCCGGCGACATCCCCGTCCGCGTCGAACCCGGCGAGGGCGACGAGAGCGACGTGCTGTGGGGCCGGGGCAGCGTCGACGCGAAGGGGCCGCTGTGTGCGATGGCCGTCGCCGCGGTCCGCACCGGCGTCTCCTTCGTCGGCGTTGTCGGCGAGGAGGTCGACTCCCGGGGTGCGCGTCATCTCGTCGAGGACCGCGAGGCGCCCGACGCCGTCGTCAACGGCGAGCCGTCGGGCTGGGACGGGGTGACGCTCGGCTACCGCGGGTTGACCGCGGGCCGCTACGTCTGCACCTCGGAGTCCGGGCACACCTCGCGCGAGGACGCCAACGCCATCCAGTCGGCCATCCGCTGGTGGGCCCGCGTCGAGGACCGCTACGAGACCGACGAGTACGAACCGGTCTTCGAGCAGGTCACGACCAAGCCCGTCGCGATGGACGGCGGCCTCACCGAGGACGGCCTCTCGGTGGAGGCGACGATGGACGTCCAGTTGCGGGTGCCGCCGTCGCTGACCGTCGAGGGCGTCCGCGAGGCCGTCGTCGCCGAACTCGACGAGGGGACAATCAACTGGAAGGACGCCGTCCAGCCGGTGATGGTCTCGCCGCGGACCGACGTGGCGCGGGCGTTCCGCGTCGCCATCCGCGACGTGGGCGGCGACCCGCGGCTCCTGCGTAAGACCGGCACCAGCGATATGAACGTTTTCGCCGGCGCGTGGGATTGTCCGATTGCGACCTACGGCCCCGGCGATTCCGACCTGGACCACGCGCCGAACGAGCACCTGCCGCTGCGCGACCTGGACCGTGCCGTCGCGGTGCTCGAACACGTCGCGAGCGATTTCACCGACGACGCGGCCGACAGCGACCCCTCCCACGATGACTGA
- the argF gene encoding ornithine carbamoyltransferase yields the protein MTDDTEPRNFVDIDDLTTEELHAVLTRATDLKERERRGKHHPLLSGQTLGMIFEKPSTRTRVSFETGMTQLGGHAIFLGPDDIHLGHGEPVKDTARALSRYVDLLMARVFDHADIQELAEYATVPVVNGLTDDAHPCQTLADLLTIRERFGDFEAEVTWVGDGNNVAQSFVLGAAMVDLDLTVATPPEYAISDEVLDRAAELGTPPETTDDPEAAVEGADIVYTDVWVSMGQEDQRAEKLERFQRGGFQVDDDLLDPGTEVMHCLPAHRGEEITDEVMESDRALVWDQAENRLHAQKGLMTWLD from the coding sequence ATGACTGACGACACCGAGCCACGCAACTTCGTCGATATCGACGACCTGACCACCGAGGAACTGCACGCGGTGCTGACCCGCGCGACCGACCTGAAAGAGCGCGAGCGCCGCGGGAAACACCACCCGCTCCTCTCTGGGCAGACGCTCGGGATGATATTCGAGAAGCCCTCGACGCGGACGCGGGTGTCGTTCGAGACAGGGATGACCCAGCTGGGTGGCCATGCCATCTTCCTCGGCCCGGACGACATCCACCTCGGGCACGGCGAACCCGTCAAGGACACCGCCCGCGCGCTCTCGCGCTACGTGGACCTGCTGATGGCTCGCGTGTTCGACCACGCCGACATACAGGAACTGGCCGAGTACGCCACCGTCCCGGTGGTCAACGGCCTGACCGACGACGCCCATCCATGTCAGACGCTGGCGGACCTGCTCACCATCCGCGAGCGGTTCGGCGACTTCGAGGCCGAGGTCACGTGGGTCGGCGACGGCAACAACGTCGCACAGTCGTTCGTGCTGGGCGCGGCGATGGTCGACCTCGACCTGACGGTGGCGACGCCGCCGGAGTACGCCATCAGCGACGAAGTGCTCGACCGGGCGGCCGAACTCGGGACGCCGCCCGAGACCACCGACGACCCCGAGGCGGCCGTCGAGGGCGCCGACATCGTCTACACGGATGTCTGGGTCAGCATGGGCCAGGAGGACCAGCGCGCGGAGAAACTGGAGCGGTTCCAGCGCGGTGGCTTCCAGGTGGACGACGACCTGCTCGACCCGGGCACGGAGGTGATGCACTGTCTCCCCGCCCACCGTGGCGAGGAGATCACCGACGAGGTGATGGAGTCCGACCGTGCCCTGGTGTGGGACCAGGCGGAGAACCGGCTCCACGCCCAGAAGGGGCTCATGACCTGGCTGGACTGA